A single window of Candidatus Obscuribacter sp. DNA harbors:
- a CDS encoding aconitate hydratase, producing the protein MPENALLKPETKAGKQKRENPSPIDPQNFYLRMAANLALVRMTNISPLTLSEKILLSHLYDNDAIAYSPERGKTAVPLRPDRVAMQDATAQMAILQYMQAGMGTVAVPTSIHCDHLVRASAGAAQDLSEALGSNLEVYQFLQSAAFAHGIAFSAPGRGIIHQVILENLAFPGALLIGTDSHTPNAGGINMLAIGVGGADAVEVMAGEPWSLTWPKLIGVKLTGQLNGWTSPKDIILKLAGILGAAGGTGAIIEYFGPGTQDLGVTGQCTITNMGAELGATTSVFAYSPSTDQYLRATGRQDWADAARQHVDLLQADKAVLEEPERYFDRVITIDLDTLEPHIVGPYTPDLARPLSEFAQAAKDYGYPLKLSYALIGSCTNSSYQDMSKAADIARQAAQAGLQVNCGLLVTPGSNQILSTITRDGQLAALESIGATVLANACGPCIGQWSRTDTKPGEANSIINSFNRPFQRRNDDNPATHAFIASPEIVTAFALSGSLTFNPLTDSLSLADGSSLKLTAPKADALPPLGFVHDPEALIESQSDQVQTISVAADSKRLQLLKPFSAWDGKDLLELPILVKAQGKCTTDHISPAGSQWLVYRGHLNNISDNMFSRVTNAFSGTVGSGINVFTGQSDKLHLIARDYKARGKDWIVIADNNYGEGSSREHAAMSPRYLGARAVIAKALPVSIRVI; encoded by the coding sequence GTGCCAGAGAACGCTTTGCTCAAACCAGAGACAAAAGCCGGAAAACAAAAACGAGAAAACCCCTCCCCCATAGATCCCCAAAACTTTTATCTAAGGATGGCTGCCAATCTAGCTCTTGTCAGAATGACCAATATCAGCCCTCTGACTCTGTCAGAAAAAATATTGCTCAGTCATCTCTACGACAATGACGCAATCGCGTACTCGCCGGAACGAGGCAAAACGGCTGTGCCGCTGAGACCAGACCGAGTAGCTATGCAAGACGCTACCGCACAGATGGCAATACTCCAGTATATGCAAGCTGGTATGGGTACCGTGGCAGTGCCTACCAGCATCCACTGCGACCACCTGGTAAGAGCCAGCGCCGGAGCTGCTCAAGACTTAAGCGAAGCCCTGGGCAGCAACCTGGAAGTGTATCAATTTTTGCAAAGTGCGGCGTTTGCTCACGGTATCGCATTTAGTGCACCAGGACGCGGCATTATCCACCAGGTCATCCTCGAAAACCTGGCTTTTCCTGGAGCACTCCTGATTGGCACAGATTCGCACACACCCAATGCCGGCGGCATCAATATGCTTGCTATCGGTGTCGGCGGTGCTGACGCTGTGGAGGTCATGGCAGGTGAGCCCTGGAGTTTGACCTGGCCAAAACTGATTGGTGTCAAATTAACAGGGCAGTTAAACGGCTGGACTTCACCCAAAGACATCATCCTCAAACTGGCTGGCATACTGGGCGCAGCTGGAGGTACCGGAGCAATAATCGAGTATTTTGGTCCCGGCACACAAGACCTGGGTGTCACCGGTCAATGCACCATCACCAATATGGGAGCGGAGCTAGGAGCAACGACTTCGGTATTTGCTTATAGCCCGAGTACTGATCAGTATCTGCGTGCCACCGGTCGACAAGATTGGGCGGACGCAGCCAGACAGCATGTCGATTTGCTGCAAGCGGACAAAGCCGTATTAGAGGAGCCTGAGCGGTATTTTGACCGCGTCATCACCATCGACCTGGATACACTGGAGCCACACATTGTCGGTCCCTACACACCAGACCTGGCTCGTCCTCTCTCCGAGTTTGCTCAAGCCGCTAAAGATTATGGCTATCCGCTCAAATTGAGCTATGCATTGATTGGTAGCTGCACCAACTCCAGCTATCAGGATATGAGCAAGGCAGCTGATATAGCCAGGCAAGCAGCACAAGCGGGACTGCAAGTTAACTGTGGACTTTTGGTCACACCAGGCTCCAACCAGATCCTGTCTACAATCACTAGAGACGGTCAATTAGCCGCTCTCGAGTCCATTGGAGCGACAGTGCTAGCTAATGCCTGCGGTCCATGTATCGGTCAATGGAGTCGCACTGACACAAAACCAGGTGAGGCTAATTCAATTATCAATTCATTCAATCGTCCTTTCCAGAGACGCAATGATGATAATCCTGCTACTCATGCCTTTATCGCCAGCCCCGAAATAGTAACTGCCTTTGCGCTCAGTGGTAGTTTGACTTTTAATCCATTAACAGACAGCTTGTCTCTAGCGGATGGCAGCTCACTAAAACTGACTGCTCCTAAAGCCGACGCCCTCCCTCCGCTGGGCTTTGTCCATGACCCTGAGGCCCTTATCGAGAGCCAATCTGATCAGGTGCAAACAATCTCGGTGGCAGCCGATAGCAAACGCCTGCAATTGCTCAAACCTTTTAGCGCCTGGGACGGCAAAGATCTGCTCGAACTACCGATCTTAGTAAAAGCACAGGGCAAATGCACTACTGACCACATCTCTCCTGCTGGCTCTCAATGGCTGGTTTACCGCGGTCATCTCAACAATATCTCGGATAATATGTTTAGTCGGGTCACTAACGCATTTAGCGGCACAGTTGGCAGCGGCATCAATGTATTTACCGGTCAAAGCGATAAGTTGCATCTGATTGCACGCGACTATAAAGCTCGCGGCAAAGACTGGATTGTCATCGCAGACAACAACTATGGTGAGGGCTCCAGCCGCGAGCACGCCGCCATGTCTCCACGTTATCTGGGAGCTAGAGCGGTTATTGCCAAAGCTTTGCCCGTATCCATCAGAGTAATCTGA
- the mdh gene encoding malate dehydrogenase has protein sequence MFKVTIIGAGNVGATAGQYITMKNLADVVLMDINKGAAAGKALDLQETGPLTLQASNLSGAESYQCTADSDIVVITAGVPRKEGMSRDDLLKINAQIVQAAASEAIKHSPDAIFIVVTNPLDVITQLVYQVTGLPPERVIGMAGVLDSARLQTFLALEVGVSAADVKAMVLGGHGDLMVPLTEQASISGIPVTQLISAERLSEIAIRTRDGGAEIVKLLGTGSAYYAPGASVALMVEAILRDEFRLMPCSVMTSGQYGIKDTFVGLPVILGAGGVERVIELDLDATTLAALQKSAASIKSNVDTMNKLIGWQTAPEVVPVTAAAPVKS, from the coding sequence ATGTTTAAAGTCACCATTATTGGCGCGGGCAATGTCGGCGCTACAGCAGGTCAGTACATCACCATGAAAAATCTGGCGGATGTTGTACTCATGGACATCAACAAAGGGGCAGCCGCAGGTAAAGCACTTGATTTACAAGAGACTGGACCACTCACTTTACAAGCATCCAACTTGAGCGGTGCTGAGAGTTATCAGTGTACTGCCGACTCAGACATTGTTGTAATCACAGCTGGTGTGCCGCGCAAAGAAGGCATGAGCCGCGATGATCTACTCAAAATAAACGCTCAAATTGTGCAAGCAGCGGCCAGTGAAGCAATTAAACACTCGCCAGATGCCATATTTATCGTCGTTACCAACCCGCTCGATGTAATCACCCAGTTGGTTTATCAGGTCACAGGTCTACCCCCAGAGCGCGTCATCGGCATGGCTGGTGTACTTGATAGCGCCAGACTGCAGACATTTTTAGCATTAGAAGTCGGAGTCAGCGCTGCCGATGTCAAAGCCATGGTACTTGGTGGTCACGGCGACTTGATGGTACCACTGACCGAACAAGCCTCCATAAGCGGCATTCCAGTGACTCAACTAATCAGCGCAGAGCGCCTCAGCGAAATTGCTATCAGGACCAGAGATGGCGGTGCCGAAATCGTCAAGTTACTTGGCACTGGTAGCGCCTATTACGCCCCAGGCGCTTCAGTAGCACTGATGGTCGAAGCCATTTTGAGAGATGAATTCCGCCTGATGCCCTGCTCGGTTATGACCAGCGGACAATATGGCATCAAAGACACATTTGTCGGTCTGCCAGTAATACTTGGTGCTGGTGGTGTCGAGCGCGTCATCGAGCTGGACCTGGATGCTACAACCCTGGCGGCGCTGCAAAAGTCAGCGGCGTCTATCAAAAGCAATGTAGACACAATGAACAAACTAATAGGCTGGCAAACAGCACCAGAAGTGGTACCAGTGACCGCAGCGGCTCCGGTTAAAAGCTGA
- a CDS encoding citrate synthase/methylcitrate synthase, translating to METSQVKNNTNPPVFAAGLDGVYACNTTLSDVDGINGKLIFNGFSAVELAATKTVEEVWFVLRNGRLPDEQELIEFRNHIETLSRLSKLEVGLVKKLSFNDPMMTFQSCISAISNYRGQKSWLNRDAAQVTEELMTLVALTPEVMEIMRHHRKPLVKRGNKGYAERYLWGVLGKRPSESQLRALETYMILTMDHGSNASTFNGRVAISTGPSVGAALAAAIGTLSGPLHGGAPGPVLDMFDSIGDVANVDAWVAVKVAAHHTFMGFGHRIYRTDDPRSLCLRTVAEKQSGPRIELAKATEQAILSALAAKQQAKALAENKPVRTLRVNVEFWTAVVLEHVGIPRDMFSCSFCTGRMIGWAEHLREQMVGNKIYRPLSYYTGKRPE from the coding sequence ATGGAAACTTCACAAGTCAAAAACAACACTAACCCTCCTGTATTCGCTGCTGGACTGGATGGAGTCTATGCCTGTAACACCACTCTCAGCGATGTTGATGGTATTAACGGCAAACTCATTTTTAATGGATTTAGTGCGGTGGAATTAGCTGCAACTAAAACCGTGGAAGAAGTCTGGTTTGTTTTGCGTAACGGTCGGCTGCCTGATGAGCAGGAACTCATAGAGTTTCGCAACCATATCGAGACGCTCAGTCGTCTCAGCAAACTTGAAGTCGGTCTGGTCAAAAAGCTGAGCTTCAATGATCCAATGATGACTTTTCAATCATGTATTTCTGCTATCTCCAACTATCGTGGGCAGAAATCCTGGCTTAACCGTGATGCTGCACAAGTGACTGAAGAATTGATGACCCTGGTGGCTCTTACTCCAGAGGTTATGGAAATCATGCGTCACCATCGCAAACCCCTTGTTAAACGAGGCAATAAAGGTTATGCCGAAAGATACCTCTGGGGTGTTCTGGGCAAAAGACCCAGCGAAAGTCAGTTACGTGCACTGGAAACTTATATGATTCTGACCATGGATCATGGGTCGAATGCATCCACATTTAACGGACGAGTGGCAATATCGACTGGACCTTCTGTGGGTGCTGCCCTGGCTGCCGCAATAGGCACACTCTCTGGACCCTTACATGGTGGTGCTCCTGGACCGGTGCTTGATATGTTTGACAGTATTGGTGATGTCGCCAATGTCGATGCCTGGGTGGCAGTAAAAGTGGCTGCTCATCATACATTTATGGGCTTTGGTCATCGTATTTATCGTACTGATGATCCGCGCTCATTGTGCTTGCGCACTGTTGCCGAAAAACAAAGCGGTCCCCGTATCGAACTGGCCAAAGCGACTGAGCAAGCCATTTTGAGTGCTCTGGCCGCAAAGCAACAGGCAAAAGCGCTGGCCGAAAATAAACCGGTCCGTACCTTGCGCGTCAATGTGGAATTTTGGACAGCGGTAGTACTTGAGCATGTCGGCATCCCGCGCGATATGTTTAGTTGCAGCTTTTGTACTGGGCGCATGATTGGTTGGGCTGAGCATCTCAGAGAGCAAATGGTCGGTAACAAAATCTATCGTCCACTTTCGTATTACACAGGCAAAAGACCTGAGTAA
- the aceA gene encoding isocitrate lyase has product MTMEVNWTRDPRWQGVERVYRGADVMRLRPTINGDCALARHGAAALWALVNGEDPVIALGALNGSQAVQAVKAGLKAIYLSGWQVAADANLSGNTYPDQSLYPLDSVPAIVKRLNNAMTRLDQIAKLEGKGGLSNYLPIVADAEAGFGGPLQAYELMKMMIEAGAAGVHFEDQLAAEKKCGHMGGKVLVPTSQFIRTLMSARMAADVLDVPTIIIARTDALDATLLTSDIDPRDQPFLTGERTTEGFYRVKNGIDSVIARGLAYAPYADLVWYESSRPNLEEARKFAEAIHAKFPGKLLAYNCSPSFNWKQHLDDATIATFNAELNKLGYKFQFITLAGWHSVNLSAFNLARQYAKEGMPAYVRLQEEEFALASSGYTAVKHQAEVGAGWFDNLLQSITAGTSSTAALSGSTEEEQFH; this is encoded by the coding sequence ATGACCATGGAAGTTAACTGGACCCGAGATCCTCGCTGGCAAGGTGTTGAGCGTGTCTACCGCGGTGCTGATGTGATGCGCTTGAGACCAACAATCAATGGTGACTGCGCCCTTGCTCGTCATGGTGCCGCTGCACTGTGGGCTCTGGTAAATGGGGAAGACCCTGTCATTGCTCTTGGTGCGCTCAATGGCTCACAAGCTGTGCAAGCTGTCAAAGCTGGTTTGAAAGCCATCTATTTGAGTGGCTGGCAGGTGGCAGCAGATGCCAACTTGTCTGGCAACACTTATCCAGATCAAAGTCTTTATCCTCTGGATAGCGTGCCAGCAATAGTCAAACGGCTAAATAACGCCATGACCAGATTGGATCAGATCGCTAAATTGGAAGGCAAAGGCGGCTTATCTAATTATTTGCCCATTGTGGCAGATGCTGAAGCTGGCTTTGGTGGACCATTGCAAGCTTATGAGTTGATGAAAATGATGATCGAAGCAGGTGCGGCAGGCGTGCACTTTGAAGATCAGCTGGCGGCCGAAAAGAAATGCGGTCACATGGGCGGCAAGGTGTTAGTACCTACCTCTCAATTCATTCGCACATTGATGTCTGCACGTATGGCAGCTGATGTATTGGATGTACCGACCATCATCATTGCTCGTACAGACGCTCTAGATGCCACTCTTTTGACCTCTGATATCGATCCACGCGATCAACCGTTCTTAACTGGTGAACGCACTACAGAAGGTTTTTATCGCGTTAAAAACGGTATCGACTCAGTTATCGCTCGTGGTCTGGCTTATGCTCCATATGCAGATTTAGTCTGGTATGAGTCTTCTCGTCCCAATTTGGAAGAAGCGAGAAAATTTGCTGAAGCCATCCACGCTAAATTTCCAGGCAAACTTTTGGCTTACAACTGTTCGCCATCGTTTAACTGGAAGCAGCATCTGGACGATGCCACCATTGCGACCTTTAATGCAGAGCTAAATAAATTGGGCTACAAATTCCAGTTTATTACTTTGGCTGGCTGGCACTCTGTCAATCTCAGCGCTTTCAACCTGGCTCGTCAGTATGCCAAAGAAGGTATGCCAGCTTATGTGCGCTTGCAAGAAGAAGAATTTGCCCTGGCATCGTCTGGCTACACCGCTGTGAAACATCAGGCAGAGGTTGGTGCAGGCTGGTTTGATAATCTATTGCAGAGTATCACTGCTGGTACTTCATCTACTGCTGCGCTATCGGGTAGCACTGAAGAAGAGCAATTTCACTAG
- a CDS encoding glycerol-3-phosphate dehydrogenase/oxidase, with protein sequence MKRAEMLDRVCARSTPWDMVIIGGGATGVGLAVDAASRGYEVLLLEQCDFGKGTSSRSTKLIHGGVRYLEQGNLPLVMEALHERDLLRQNAPHLVHDLSFIVPTYAWWEAPFYGIGLTVYDLLAGKAGFGKSHILPRAKVVERIPTIKSEGLKSGVLYHDGQFDDTRLLINLVTTAVNKGACVLNYASVTALDKDAGGKVSGVKFIDSESGNVHAVQAKVVINATGAFTDSIRRLTNAQATPMIAPSQGVHLVFDRALMPGNTAIMVPHTSDGRVMFVIPWHDHVLVGTTDTAIPKPELEPKPLAEEIEFILETASRYLSRPPLMQDVLSVFVGVRPLVKAGTGSTKALSRDHTIDVDDAGLLTVCGGKWTTYRRMAKDGVDKAITLAGLAPVACQTEHLKIHGGPDAAVGSGELASYGSDAALIKAMMLEDQKLAAALHAKLPYRAAEVVWAVRHEMCRTVEDFLARRVRALFLNAQAAIDMAPQVARLMADELGLDERWQNEQVRTFSALASQYVVQKSAALVSQS encoded by the coding sequence ATGAAAAGAGCAGAGATGCTCGACCGGGTGTGTGCTCGCTCGACACCCTGGGATATGGTTATTATCGGTGGCGGCGCCACTGGAGTTGGTCTGGCGGTTGATGCTGCCAGCCGCGGTTATGAAGTCTTGCTGCTGGAGCAATGCGACTTTGGTAAAGGTACATCCAGTCGCTCGACCAAGTTAATACATGGCGGTGTGCGTTATCTGGAGCAGGGCAATTTGCCTCTGGTGATGGAAGCCCTACATGAGCGCGATTTGTTACGTCAAAATGCTCCGCATCTGGTGCATGACCTGTCATTTATTGTGCCGACTTATGCCTGGTGGGAAGCGCCGTTTTATGGCATAGGTCTTACTGTCTACGATTTACTGGCTGGTAAGGCAGGTTTTGGTAAATCTCATATCTTGCCCCGGGCCAAAGTCGTGGAGCGTATACCGACGATCAAAAGCGAAGGGCTCAAAAGTGGAGTGCTTTATCATGATGGTCAATTTGACGACACTAGATTACTTATCAATCTGGTCACTACTGCTGTAAATAAAGGCGCTTGTGTACTTAATTACGCCTCTGTCACTGCTCTAGATAAAGATGCCGGAGGTAAAGTCTCGGGTGTCAAATTTATCGACAGTGAGAGTGGCAATGTCCATGCCGTACAAGCCAAAGTGGTAATCAATGCCACTGGAGCATTTACTGATAGTATCAGGCGATTGACTAATGCTCAGGCAACGCCGATGATAGCGCCCAGTCAGGGCGTGCATCTAGTATTTGATCGCGCACTTATGCCTGGCAATACAGCTATCATGGTGCCTCATACTAGTGATGGTCGCGTCATGTTTGTTATTCCCTGGCATGATCATGTCCTGGTCGGCACTACTGATACTGCTATTCCAAAGCCAGAGCTGGAGCCAAAACCGCTCGCTGAAGAAATTGAATTTATTTTGGAGACAGCCAGTCGTTATCTCAGTCGACCACCACTAATGCAGGATGTGCTCAGCGTATTTGTCGGTGTCAGACCGCTCGTTAAGGCTGGCACTGGCAGCACAAAGGCGCTCTCTCGTGATCATACTATTGATGTGGACGACGCCGGTTTGCTCACCGTCTGTGGTGGCAAGTGGACCACTTATCGACGTATGGCTAAAGACGGCGTGGACAAAGCTATAACATTAGCTGGACTGGCTCCGGTAGCCTGTCAAACAGAGCATCTCAAAATACATGGAGGTCCTGATGCTGCAGTTGGCTCAGGCGAGCTGGCTAGCTATGGATCTGACGCTGCTTTGATCAAAGCGATGATGCTCGAAGATCAAAAGCTTGCCGCCGCACTGCATGCCAAACTGCCTTACAGAGCGGCTGAAGTCGTCTGGGCTGTGCGTCATGAAATGTGTCGTACTGTCGAGGACTTCCTCGCGCGCCGAGTAAGGGCACTCTTCCTAAATGCTCAAGCTGCTATCGATATGGCTCCGCAAGTGGCTCGCCTGATGGCTGACGAGCTGGGTCTGGATGAGCGTTGGCAAAACGAGCAGGTGCGCACCTTTAGTGCTCTTGCCAGTCAGTATGTAGTGCAAAAGAGCGCTGCCCTGGTTTCTCAATCCTGA
- a CDS encoding LysM peptidoglycan-binding domain-containing protein, with amino-acid sequence MTAPDQLAQTDINDRTQVPADAQDASAKFRYELEAERRHPTNQQEQQVQPKLVDSASDMIDKNGRYTVQPGESLWSIARDSLQNAGFDDIDGRMIKHEIKRLIYLNKHEHPGLVRNPGSLKEGWQLQIIAPEDVADRNERNAKYGDLSGYNRHQTKLNTKSDVAIEKSYDEDSYQPAKVLDKYGCPLDTPWRDAPPDQKTHVFNCEKIRAVSNSTVIAHQGAEIQAQRGSLVLGLPGSRITALYQSRVASYKAEVDAWKGSEVMDVAP; translated from the coding sequence ATGACTGCACCTGATCAACTGGCACAAACTGATATAAATGATCGCACTCAAGTTCCAGCCGATGCCCAAGACGCGTCTGCTAAATTTCGCTATGAGTTGGAGGCAGAGCGTCGCCATCCTACTAACCAGCAGGAGCAGCAAGTGCAACCAAAGCTCGTGGATAGTGCCAGCGATATGATCGATAAAAACGGCAGATATACAGTCCAACCAGGCGAATCTCTCTGGTCGATTGCCAGAGACTCACTACAAAATGCCGGCTTTGATGACATTGACGGCCGCATGATCAAGCACGAAATCAAACGCTTGATCTATCTAAACAAGCACGAACATCCAGGTCTTGTACGCAATCCAGGCTCACTTAAAGAAGGCTGGCAGCTACAAATCATAGCCCCGGAAGATGTTGCCGACAGAAACGAACGCAATGCCAAATACGGCGACCTGAGCGGCTACAACAGGCATCAAACAAAGCTAAATACAAAATCTGACGTAGCAATAGAAAAAAGCTATGACGAAGACAGCTATCAACCCGCCAAAGTACTGGATAAATACGGCTGTCCTCTTGATACACCATGGAGAGACGCCCCGCCAGACCAAAAGACCCATGTATTTAATTGCGAAAAAATCAGAGCTGTTTCCAACTCCACAGTAATTGCTCATCAAGGAGCAGAAATACAAGCGCAAAGAGGTAGTCTGGTCCTGGGTTTGCCTGGCTCCAGAATAACTGCTCTCTATCAATCAAGAGTAGCCTCATACAAAGCCGAAGTCGATGCCTGGAAAGGCTCAGAAGTAATGGACGTAGCCCCATAA
- the rnhA gene encoding ribonuclease HI codes for MIFTDGACSGNPGPGGWGSIVAMPDGTVKEIGGGQKETTNNQMELTATIRALALLETTEPSTIVLYTDSTYVIKGITQWIFGWRSRGWKNAEGKDVANRHLWEELLKQVMRLKPSTIDWKYVRGHAGYPGNERCDEIAVSFAKGKSEPLYIGPLDGYFVDLTHLPAEEALPEMKSAASKSKTGSGTSKGTTAAGPAVYLSYHNGVLMRHKTWAECEKHVKGQSNAKFKKAKSAQEEREILAGWGLDPAGR; via the coding sequence TTGATTTTTACTGACGGAGCATGCTCCGGCAATCCTGGTCCGGGCGGCTGGGGCAGTATTGTTGCGATGCCAGATGGCACTGTCAAAGAAATTGGCGGTGGTCAAAAAGAAACAACCAATAATCAAATGGAATTGACAGCCACGATACGCGCGCTGGCACTACTCGAAACAACAGAGCCATCGACAATAGTCTTGTATACAGACTCTACCTACGTTATTAAGGGTATTACACAATGGATTTTTGGCTGGCGCTCTCGCGGCTGGAAAAACGCTGAAGGTAAAGATGTAGCCAATCGGCACCTCTGGGAAGAGTTACTAAAACAGGTTATGCGACTGAAACCTTCTACGATTGATTGGAAGTACGTGCGAGGACACGCTGGCTATCCAGGTAATGAGCGCTGTGACGAAATTGCCGTATCATTTGCCAAAGGCAAGAGTGAGCCACTATACATTGGCCCACTGGATGGTTATTTTGTTGACCTTACTCATCTGCCCGCCGAAGAAGCCTTGCCAGAAATGAAAAGCGCTGCAAGCAAAAGCAAGACTGGCAGTGGCACTAGCAAAGGCACCACAGCAGCAGGACCAGCTGTTTATTTGAGCTATCACAACGGAGTTTTGATGCGCCACAAAACCTGGGCAGAGTGCGAAAAACACGTCAAAGGCCAGTCCAATGCCAAATTTAAAAAAGCCAAGTCGGCCCAGGAAGAAAGAGAAATATTAGCAGGCTGGGGGCTAGATCCTGCTGGACGCTAA
- a CDS encoding PspC domain-containing protein, with protein sequence MIFKLLILFLVCAFVVQYARSRNISRVNTSERWGLGVCGGIARHAGVNVEVVRAIAVLAVLLMPVTVVCIYVALGQSLPQSQY encoded by the coding sequence ATGATTTTTAAACTTCTGATTCTGTTCCTTGTCTGTGCTTTTGTTGTTCAATATGCTCGCAGTCGCAACATCTCTCGCGTTAACACGAGTGAGCGCTGGGGTCTTGGTGTATGTGGCGGTATTGCTCGGCATGCCGGTGTCAATGTGGAAGTTGTGCGGGCGATAGCAGTTTTGGCTGTTTTACTTATGCCAGTGACGGTAGTCTGCATCTATGTTGCCCTGGGGCAGAGTCTGCCTCAGAGCCAATATTAA
- a CDS encoding phage holin family protein, translating to MKLIGHFFITAVFFTVILPLLVPGIQVHGGIVAGFVCSILFVVAGWIVAFLVSLFAIGTLGLALILAWVFQMLIPGIQLMLMASLAPSVITIDSWGSAIIGGICIFVIDWYFTDRSGK from the coding sequence ATGAAACTAATCGGGCATTTCTTCATTACCGCAGTATTTTTTACTGTAATTCTTCCCCTCCTTGTACCTGGTATTCAGGTCCATGGTGGTATTGTCGCTGGTTTTGTTTGCAGCATATTGTTTGTTGTCGCCGGTTGGATTGTGGCTTTTCTGGTGAGTCTCTTTGCTATCGGCACGTTGGGCCTTGCTTTGATACTGGCTTGGGTTTTCCAGATGCTTATTCCTGGCATACAGCTGATGCTTATGGCCAGTTTGGCGCCGTCGGTTATCACTATTGATAGTTGGGGCTCTGCCATCATCGGCGGTATTTGTATCTTCGTCATTGACTGGTATTTCACTGACAGGAGCGGCAAATAG